One Natrinema longum genomic window, GGTGCGGTGTTCATCAGTCCGGTCGTCTACATGCTCCACCACACCTCGAAACCGCCGATCGAGTTCGTCCTCTCTGGCCCGACGGACGTCCTCTTCGGTGCCGTTGACTACAAATCCGACTCCATCCTCCCGTCGGTGGTCGCTCACGGGGGCGGGCTCGTCTTGCTCGACTGGCTCGTCCTGCACGAACCGCTGTTCGAGCCGACCCTCCTCTTGCGACTGCTCGAGTGGGTGCCGATTCCGGTCTGACGGTCGCTGCTTCGGGCAGTACTGCCGTCACACGACTGAACGACGGCAGAGTGATTACGGGGAAACGATCGCTCGGTATGATGGCCCTGTGACACGGTGGACGAGACCTGTCGTGCCGTCCGCCGGGGAGATCACGCGTCGTCGGCAACCGAAATCTGCGATGAGGACGACCGAGAGATCGCCGCCGAGAAACCAACGAATACTCGTGTCGGCGCGGGGTACCCGGCGTATGAGCGGCACCGACGTCGAACCGGCCGACGAAGACGAGGAGACGACAGCGAGGGACAGCGACGACGGCACGAACACTATCGAGGTGACGCCGACCGACTCGGTCGACGAGGAGCCATCAGCGCGCGAAACCATCGATGTCGAACCGTCCGACGAGCCGATCGACGGCCCCGAGTACGTCCTCTACGGCGGGAAAGGCGGCGTCGGAAAGACGACGATGGCGGCCGCGACCGCGCTCGACAGCGCCCGCGGTGGCACCCGGACGCTGGTCGTCTCGACCGACCCGGCCCACTCGCTTTCCGATACCTTCGAGACCGACGTTCCGGCCGAACCGGCACGGATCCGCGACGATATCCCCCTCTATGCGGCCGAGATCGATCCCGACGCCGCACTCGAGGACGGAGCGACCCCCTTCGGGGACGCGGCTGGGGGCGGTGACGAGGGTTCGCCCTTCGCTGGGGACGAGAGCGGGGGCGATTCCCCGTTCTCGGGTGCCGAGGGCGGCGAGGACGGTCCCCTCGGCGGCATAGGCGACGTGCTCGGCGGCGACTCGCCGATGGATGCGCTCTTCGGCGGTGCGATGCCCGGTGCCGACGAGGCCGCCGCGATGCAACTGCTCCTCGAGTACATGGACGACGAACGCTTCGAGCGCGTGATCGTCGACACGGCCCCCACGGGCCACACCCTTCGGCTCCTCCAGTTGCCCGAGATCATGGACACGATGATGGGGCGCTTGATGACGGTCCGCCAGCGCATCAGCGGGATGATCGACGGCGTCAAGGGGATGTTCGGGGGGAGCGAGGGCCTCGACGACGGGAGCGACCTCGAGGACCTGGAGGAACTCCGCGAGCGTATCGAGCGACTGCGGGCCGCACTGCGCGACCCCGCGCGGACGGATTTCCGGATCGTCATGGTACCCGAGGAGATGAGCGTCTTCGAATCCAAACGGCTGCGCCAACAGCTCGGGGAGTTCGAGATTCCGGTCGGCACCGTCGTCGTCAACCGGGTGATGGAGCCCCTCTCGAACGTTACCGACGACGTCGACGGCGAGTTCCTCCAGCCCAACCTCGAGGACTGTGAGTTCTGTCAACGCCGCTGGGACGTCCAGCAATCCGCGTTAGCCGAAGCACAGGACCTCTTCCGCGGGACCGACGTACGGCGGGTCCCGCTGTTCGCCGAGGAAGTCCGCGGAGAGGGCATGCTCGAGGTCGTGGCGGCCTGTCTCCGGTAATCGGTCGCGGATCGCTGTTCGGTCCGGGACTGGCTCGATGTTCCGCTCGGGGGGACTCAGTACTGCATTGGA contains:
- a CDS encoding ArsA family ATPase yields the protein MSGTDVEPADEDEETTARDSDDGTNTIEVTPTDSVDEEPSARETIDVEPSDEPIDGPEYVLYGGKGGVGKTTMAAATALDSARGGTRTLVVSTDPAHSLSDTFETDVPAEPARIRDDIPLYAAEIDPDAALEDGATPFGDAAGGGDEGSPFAGDESGGDSPFSGAEGGEDGPLGGIGDVLGGDSPMDALFGGAMPGADEAAAMQLLLEYMDDERFERVIVDTAPTGHTLRLLQLPEIMDTMMGRLMTVRQRISGMIDGVKGMFGGSEGLDDGSDLEDLEELRERIERLRAALRDPARTDFRIVMVPEEMSVFESKRLRQQLGEFEIPVGTVVVNRVMEPLSNVTDDVDGEFLQPNLEDCEFCQRRWDVQQSALAEAQDLFRGTDVRRVPLFAEEVRGEGMLEVVAACLR